In Halosegnis marinus, one genomic interval encodes:
- a CDS encoding tetratricopeptide repeat protein, producing the protein MTDEHDDRRDHEFSEGQGFDDPYEGFDLDPPELTVDPGQVDPVDSRVLADTLDRRDTVAEDVDADELIDVGLSYMGIQRFEQAVDTFERAAQFTEDDGVKQEAWTNKGAAHAELEEWEAAIDSYREALYVDAEGEHAAAAETNLAYALWESGRTEQALEHAETAVEIDPRHPQAWYNRGFFLLERGLAEDAVNAFENAQRLGFRSPELLEELARGYEELGEDERAEELADEAEEVRRQREEEMVQ; encoded by the coding sequence CGCCGCGACCACGAGTTCTCGGAGGGGCAGGGGTTCGACGACCCGTACGAGGGGTTCGACCTCGACCCGCCGGAACTCACCGTCGACCCGGGGCAGGTGGACCCGGTCGATTCGCGCGTGCTGGCCGACACGCTCGACCGCCGCGACACCGTCGCCGAGGACGTCGACGCCGACGAACTCATCGACGTGGGGCTGTCGTACATGGGTATCCAGCGGTTCGAGCAGGCCGTGGACACCTTCGAGCGCGCCGCGCAGTTCACCGAGGACGACGGCGTGAAACAGGAGGCGTGGACGAACAAGGGCGCGGCCCACGCCGAACTGGAGGAGTGGGAGGCCGCCATCGACTCCTACCGCGAGGCGCTGTACGTCGACGCCGAGGGCGAACACGCCGCCGCCGCGGAGACGAACCTCGCGTACGCGCTGTGGGAGTCCGGCCGCACGGAGCAGGCGCTCGAACATGCCGAGACCGCCGTCGAGATCGACCCGCGCCACCCGCAGGCGTGGTACAACCGCGGCTTCTTCCTGCTCGAACGCGGCCTCGCCGAGGACGCCGTCAACGCCTTCGAGAACGCCCAGCGGCTCGGCTTCCGCTCGCCGGAACTGCTGGAGGAGCTCGCGCGCGGCTACGAGGAGCTCGGCGAGGATGAGCGCGCCGAGGAGCTCGCCGACGAGGCCGAGGAGGTGCGCCGCCAGCGCGAGGAGGAGATGGTGCAGTGA
- a CDS encoding DUF424 domain-containing protein — MLLAERDTPEGLLVSVCDAEDLGETFEGDGVSLTADPEFYDGEAADADAVTDALARCSVANLVGEESVGVAVEAGFVAEGNVLDLDGTRHAQYLRL, encoded by the coding sequence ATGTTGCTCGCGGAGCGCGACACCCCCGAGGGCCTGCTCGTCTCCGTCTGCGACGCGGAGGACCTCGGCGAGACCTTCGAGGGCGACGGCGTCTCGCTCACCGCCGACCCCGAGTTCTACGACGGGGAAGCCGCGGACGCCGACGCCGTGACCGACGCGCTCGCGCGCTGCTCGGTGGCGAACCTCGTCGGCGAGGAGTCGGTCGGCGTCGCCGTCGAGGCTGGCTTCGTCGCCGAGGGGAACGTCCTCGACCTCGACGGGACGCGCCACGCGCAGTACCTACGCCTCTAG
- a CDS encoding MFS transporter translates to MTDGGRVEADTDPLATLRGYLALERDVLVLSAAMFAFSLGYQGTNQYMAEYLYALGAGPLVVGLFGSFGNLVSAVYPYPGGRVSDRIGSRRALTLFGLLSAVGFAVWAVAGLVPSVVVPAFAVGPVAVPELVLPVAVFLGLPLVQCWKSFGLGATFAVVKQSVEPSRLATAFAATETVRRLAFLLGPLLVAAALSVYAFEVGFRVVLAGAAAVALVGTLAQHYLYDASNDSLGKSFAGVESVLADLGALPDELPPLLAADTLVRFANGMVYVFFVVFVVEYLGGPVALPVVGALSPQAFFGVLLAVEMAVALASMLPVSRMADRVGLKPVVGLGFLVYAVFPALLVLAPGETVAVGPLSVPPAAVLVGLFALSGLRFAGLPAHKALIVGPAERDAGGRVTGSYYLVRNAVTVPSAAVGGALYAVSPAVAFGVATAIGLAGVAVFAVAGRGFDAAE, encoded by the coding sequence ATGACAGACGGCGGCCGTGTCGAGGCCGACACCGACCCGCTCGCGACGCTCCGGGGCTACCTCGCGCTCGAACGGGACGTGCTCGTCCTCTCGGCCGCGATGTTCGCCTTCTCGCTCGGCTATCAGGGGACGAACCAGTACATGGCCGAGTACCTCTACGCGCTCGGGGCCGGCCCGCTCGTCGTCGGCCTGTTCGGCTCGTTCGGGAACCTCGTCTCGGCCGTCTACCCGTACCCCGGCGGCCGCGTCTCGGACCGCATCGGGTCGCGGCGCGCGCTGACGCTGTTCGGCCTGCTGTCCGCGGTCGGCTTCGCGGTGTGGGCCGTCGCGGGCCTCGTCCCGTCGGTCGTCGTGCCGGCGTTCGCGGTCGGCCCGGTCGCGGTGCCCGAACTCGTCCTCCCGGTCGCCGTGTTCCTGGGGCTGCCGCTCGTGCAGTGCTGGAAGTCGTTCGGCCTCGGCGCGACGTTCGCCGTCGTGAAACAGTCCGTCGAGCCGTCGCGACTGGCGACGGCCTTCGCCGCCACGGAGACGGTTCGGCGGCTGGCGTTCCTGCTCGGGCCGCTGCTCGTCGCCGCGGCGCTGTCGGTGTACGCCTTCGAGGTCGGCTTCCGGGTCGTCCTCGCGGGCGCGGCCGCCGTCGCGCTCGTCGGTACGCTCGCCCAGCACTACCTCTACGACGCCTCCAACGACTCGCTGGGGAAGTCCTTCGCGGGGGTCGAGAGCGTGCTCGCGGACCTGGGCGCGCTCCCCGACGAACTGCCGCCGCTGCTCGCCGCGGACACGCTGGTCCGGTTCGCCAACGGGATGGTGTACGTGTTCTTCGTCGTCTTCGTCGTGGAGTACCTCGGCGGGCCGGTCGCGCTCCCGGTCGTCGGCGCGCTCTCCCCGCAGGCGTTCTTCGGCGTCCTGCTCGCCGTCGAGATGGCCGTCGCGCTCGCGTCGATGCTCCCCGTCTCGCGGATGGCCGACCGGGTCGGCCTCAAGCCCGTCGTCGGCCTCGGCTTCCTCGTGTACGCCGTCTTCCCGGCCCTGCTCGTCCTCGCGCCCGGGGAGACGGTCGCCGTCGGGCCGCTCTCCGTGCCGCCGGCCGCGGTCCTCGTCGGCCTGTTCGCCCTCTCCGGTCTGCGTTTCGCCGGCCTCCCCGCGCACAAGGCGCTCATCGTCGGCCCGGCGGAGCGGGACGCGGGGGGCCGGGTCACCGGGTCGTATTACCTCGTTCGCAACGCGGTCACCGTTCCCTCGGCGGCCGTCGGCGGCGCGCTGTACGCCGTCTCGCCCGCCGTCGCGTTCGGGGTCGCGACGGCTATCGGCCTCGCCGGGGTCGCGGTGTTCGCGGTCGCCGGACGGGGCTTCGACGCGGCCGAATGA
- a CDS encoding phosphate-starvation-inducible PsiE family protein produces the protein MDYDALVSPSEDAIRVVEIAAAYILVGLFAVGVLDLLAQIADAALVSIRSGGRVGITDPNVVVGFIDTALLLFIIVEIYQTVVAYTREESVVRIVIIAGIIAVSRKIISFRPGETTTTEDLLFAGSFALLLLVLVLALYVLRTTEGNPPE, from the coding sequence ATGGACTACGACGCGCTCGTCTCCCCCTCGGAGGACGCCATCCGGGTCGTCGAGATAGCGGCGGCGTACATCCTCGTCGGCCTGTTCGCCGTCGGGGTGCTCGACCTGCTGGCGCAGATAGCCGACGCGGCGCTCGTCTCGATACGGTCGGGCGGGCGCGTCGGCATCACCGACCCGAACGTCGTGGTCGGCTTCATCGACACCGCGCTGCTGCTGTTCATCATCGTCGAGATATACCAGACCGTCGTCGCGTACACCCGCGAGGAGAGCGTCGTCCGCATCGTCATCATCGCGGGCATCATCGCCGTCTCGCGGAAGATAATCAGTTTCCGGCCGGGCGAGACGACCACGACCGAGGACCTGCTGTTCGCGGGGTCGTTCGCCCTGCTCCTGCTCGTTCTCGTCCTCGCGCTGTACGTCCTCCGCACGACGGAGGGGAACCCGCCGGAGTGA
- a CDS encoding carboxypeptidase regulatory-like domain-containing protein: MRTGVVVGLLVVSLLAVSAPVAGQSDDVTLTVAVETANGTAVGGATIDASWDGGSATVRTASNGRAFVDVPEGADVSLAVESEGYIRNRPVVVENASERDVTVEVGPKGTLTVAVNDTSGPVADARVSLRRDGESVVSGTTDADGTFTTPAVEQGEYYLELTKAGYYRNLTLETVGEDTSLNKSMRRGTTNVAFRVVDDHFSPPEPLSEVRVEVADIGSQRLTDGTVTFTLPVNTRYEVTATKDGYETATTTVDVATGATERTLTLNRERALNLTASNERVVVGESLQVTVRNAYDEPVEGATVTVGDASATTGASGTARVTVPAAGEQTVVATLDGVTSNELTVEGVATATAEPDATPTATDTPTATEAATDTPTATSAPGFGVLAVVAALLGVALLARRR, from the coding sequence ATGCGAACAGGGGTGGTGGTCGGGTTGCTCGTGGTATCGTTGCTCGCGGTGTCGGCTCCGGTCGCGGGACAGAGCGACGACGTGACGCTCACCGTCGCGGTCGAGACGGCGAACGGAACCGCCGTCGGCGGCGCGACCATCGACGCGTCGTGGGACGGCGGGAGCGCGACCGTCCGCACGGCGTCGAACGGGCGCGCGTTCGTCGACGTACCGGAGGGCGCCGACGTGTCGCTGGCCGTCGAGAGCGAGGGGTACATCCGCAACCGTCCGGTCGTCGTGGAGAACGCGAGCGAGCGCGACGTGACCGTCGAGGTGGGGCCGAAGGGGACGCTCACCGTCGCGGTCAACGACACGAGCGGCCCGGTCGCGGACGCGCGGGTGAGCCTGCGGCGCGACGGCGAGTCCGTCGTCTCGGGGACGACGGACGCCGACGGTACCTTCACCACCCCCGCCGTGGAGCAGGGCGAGTACTACCTCGAACTCACCAAGGCCGGCTACTACCGGAACCTCACGCTGGAGACGGTGGGCGAGGACACCAGCCTGAACAAGTCCATGCGCCGCGGCACGACGAACGTCGCCTTCCGCGTCGTTGACGACCACTTCTCGCCGCCGGAACCGCTCTCGGAGGTCCGCGTCGAGGTGGCGGACATCGGGAGCCAGCGGCTCACGGACGGGACGGTGACCTTCACCCTCCCGGTGAACACGCGCTACGAGGTGACGGCGACGAAGGACGGCTACGAGACGGCCACGACGACCGTCGACGTCGCCACCGGGGCGACGGAGCGCACCCTGACGCTCAACCGCGAGCGGGCGCTGAACCTCACGGCGTCGAACGAGCGGGTCGTCGTCGGGGAGTCGCTCCAGGTGACGGTGCGCAACGCCTACGACGAACCCGTCGAGGGCGCGACGGTCACGGTCGGCGACGCCTCCGCGACGACGGGCGCGTCGGGCACCGCCAGGGTGACGGTGCCGGCCGCGGGCGAGCAGACGGTGGTCGCGACGCTCGACGGCGTGACCTCGAACGAACTCACCGTGGAGGGCGTCGCCACCGCGACGGCGGAACCCGACGCGACGCCGACGGCGACCGACACGCCCACGGCCACCGAGGCGGCGACCGACACGCCCACGGCGACGAGCGCGCCCGGATTCGGCGTCCTCGCGGTCGTCGCGGCCCTGCTCGGCGTCGCGCTGCTCGCCCGGCGCCGCTAG
- a CDS encoding sodium-dependent transporter, which yields MATERWSSRPGFLLATVGAAVGLGNIWRFPAVLGTNGGGAYLVPYLLAVGCCAVPLLVLELAVGRRLRTDVVSAFRGVGPGYGVLGWAVAGGVLLVLSYYLVLTGWVFGFLGAWATGGSTTFAAFTAGWLPVGCFVAVTVLVAAVVSLGVRDGIERLARVVMPTVFLLLAGIAAYNLTLPGRDAALAFLFTPDLSVLGDPGLWSAAFGQVFFSLSVGQGIMLTYGSYLDDGTPLVRSSLVIAAADVAAALLAGLVIFPVVFTAGLTPTLGTELAFTTLPEAFGAMPFGRVVAVGFFGLLLLAALTSAVSLLEVVVAAAANATRLDRRRATAGATALVFVLGLPSALSYSPVRLAVAGRPVLDLVDESAGTYALPLSALCLVAAFVWAGGAGAVRAELGRLDPLVRYAIPAVLVAATGAKLLGVARPAWRLLVDGAAGVGGAVFVGALAVLAPLGWYLGRRRGGR from the coding sequence ATGGCGACCGAACGGTGGTCCTCGCGGCCCGGGTTCCTGCTCGCCACGGTCGGCGCGGCCGTCGGCCTGGGGAACATCTGGCGGTTCCCGGCCGTGCTGGGGACGAACGGCGGCGGCGCGTACCTCGTGCCGTACCTGCTCGCGGTCGGCTGCTGTGCCGTGCCGCTGCTCGTGCTCGAACTCGCCGTCGGGCGACGGCTGCGGACCGACGTGGTCTCCGCGTTCCGGGGCGTCGGTCCCGGCTACGGCGTCCTCGGGTGGGCGGTCGCGGGCGGCGTCCTGCTCGTGCTCAGCTACTACCTCGTCCTGACGGGGTGGGTGTTCGGCTTCCTCGGCGCGTGGGCGACGGGCGGGTCGACGACGTTCGCGGCGTTCACCGCGGGCTGGCTCCCGGTCGGCTGTTTCGTCGCCGTCACCGTCCTCGTCGCGGCCGTCGTCTCGCTCGGGGTCCGCGACGGCATCGAACGGCTCGCGCGGGTCGTGATGCCGACCGTCTTCCTGCTGCTGGCGGGCATCGCGGCGTACAACCTCACGCTCCCCGGCCGGGACGCGGCGCTCGCGTTCCTGTTCACCCCCGACCTCTCCGTGCTGGGCGACCCGGGGCTGTGGTCGGCCGCCTTCGGACAGGTGTTCTTCTCGCTGTCCGTCGGGCAGGGCATCATGCTCACCTACGGGAGCTACCTCGACGACGGGACGCCGCTGGTCCGCTCGTCGCTCGTCATCGCCGCGGCGGACGTGGCGGCGGCCCTGCTCGCGGGGCTCGTCATCTTCCCCGTGGTGTTCACCGCCGGGCTGACGCCGACGCTCGGGACGGAGCTGGCGTTCACCACCCTCCCCGAGGCGTTCGGCGCGATGCCGTTCGGCCGCGTCGTCGCCGTCGGCTTCTTCGGCCTGCTCCTCCTCGCGGCGCTCACCTCCGCCGTCTCGCTGCTGGAGGTGGTCGTCGCCGCCGCGGCGAACGCGACGCGGCTCGACCGGCGACGCGCCACGGCCGGGGCGACCGCCCTCGTGTTCGTGCTGGGCCTCCCCTCGGCGCTGAGCTACAGCCCCGTTCGACTCGCCGTGGCGGGGCGACCCGTGCTCGACCTCGTCGACGAGTCGGCCGGCACGTACGCGCTCCCCCTCTCCGCGCTGTGTCTCGTCGCGGCGTTCGTCTGGGCCGGCGGCGCGGGGGCGGTCCGCGCCGAACTCGGACGGCTGGACCCGCTCGTCCGCTACGCCATCCCGGCGGTGTTGGTCGCCGCGACGGGTGCGAAGCTGCTGGGGGTCGCCCGGCCCGCGTGGCGACTGCTCGTTGACGGGGCCGCCGGCGTCGGTGGGGCGGTATTCGTGGGTGCGCTCGCCGTCCTCGCTCCCCTCGGATGGTACCTCGGCAGGCGCCGCGGGGGTCGGTAG
- the mutL gene encoding DNA mismatch repair endonuclease MutL — translation MIHRLDDATVERIAAGEVVERPASVVKELVENSVDADASRVEVSVEAGGTERIEVRDDGVGIPADDLELAVAEHATSKIGDIDDLEAGVGTLGFRGEALHAIGAVSRLTVRSRPRGADRGAELRVAGGEVVAREPVGCPEGTTVVVEDLFYNVPARRKYLKAEATEFSHVNAVVSGYALASPGVAVSLTHDGRETFATEGRGDRRSAVMSVYGREVAANMVPVEGTDEDGPLAAVGGLVSHPETNRATRDYVNVFVNGRWVTASAVRDAVVEAYGRQLASDRYPFAVLDVEVDPATVDVNVHPRKLEVRFADEDGMARQVRDAVESALLAEGLIRTTAPRGRSKADQTEIAPEPSGGEREEERGADRATEARHRDAGANAVTGSDAATGPETTTESDEADSGADTPAWHAGARSTGNGGQSADDTDTRRDTDRRFRERPAQTTFDGSDPGDHAFDTLPSMRVLGQLHDTYVVAETDDGLVLIDQHAADERVNFERLRERFADGVTTQTLAEPVEVSLTAKEAALVEPASEALARLGFSATLADDRTLRVSTVPALLADAAGPELVRDLVDDFADGDPERTVERAAEDLLGDLACYPSVKGNTSLTEGSVTDLLAALNACENPYACPHGRPVVVEVGREELENRFERDYPGHGG, via the coding sequence GTGATACACCGGCTCGACGACGCGACGGTCGAGCGCATCGCGGCCGGCGAGGTGGTCGAGCGGCCCGCCTCCGTCGTGAAGGAACTCGTCGAGAACAGCGTGGACGCCGACGCCTCGCGCGTCGAGGTGAGCGTCGAGGCCGGCGGCACCGAACGCATCGAGGTCCGCGACGACGGCGTCGGCATCCCGGCCGACGACCTGGAGCTCGCGGTGGCGGAACACGCCACCTCGAAGATCGGCGACATCGACGACCTCGAAGCCGGTGTGGGGACGCTCGGCTTCCGCGGCGAGGCGCTCCACGCCATCGGCGCGGTGTCGCGGCTCACGGTGCGCTCGCGGCCGCGCGGCGCGGACCGCGGCGCCGAACTCCGCGTCGCGGGCGGCGAGGTGGTCGCCCGCGAGCCGGTCGGCTGCCCCGAGGGGACGACGGTCGTCGTGGAGGACCTCTTCTACAACGTTCCGGCCCGCCGGAAGTACCTGAAGGCGGAGGCGACGGAGTTCTCCCACGTCAACGCGGTCGTGTCGGGCTACGCGCTCGCCAGCCCCGGGGTGGCCGTATCGCTGACCCACGACGGCCGCGAGACGTTCGCCACCGAGGGACGGGGCGACCGCCGCTCGGCCGTCATGTCGGTGTACGGCCGCGAGGTCGCGGCGAACATGGTCCCCGTCGAGGGGACCGACGAGGACGGGCCGCTCGCCGCGGTCGGCGGCCTCGTCTCCCACCCGGAGACGAACCGCGCGACCCGCGACTACGTGAACGTCTTCGTCAACGGTCGGTGGGTCACGGCGAGCGCCGTCCGCGACGCCGTGGTGGAGGCGTACGGCCGGCAACTCGCCTCGGACCGCTACCCGTTCGCCGTCCTCGACGTCGAGGTGGACCCCGCGACCGTGGACGTGAACGTCCACCCCCGGAAGCTGGAGGTGCGCTTCGCCGACGAGGACGGGATGGCGAGACAGGTGCGCGACGCCGTCGAGTCCGCCCTGCTCGCGGAGGGGCTGATTCGGACGACCGCGCCGCGGGGCCGCTCGAAGGCCGACCAGACGGAGATAGCGCCGGAGCCGTCCGGCGGGGAGCGCGAGGAGGAACGCGGGGCCGACCGCGCGACCGAGGCCCGGCACCGCGACGCGGGCGCGAACGCGGTGACCGGGTCGGACGCGGCGACCGGGCCGGAGACGACGACGGAGAGCGACGAAGCCGATTCCGGGGCCGACACCCCGGCGTGGCACGCCGGGGCCCGTTCGACCGGAAACGGGGGGCAGTCGGCGGACGACACGGACACGAGGCGGGACACTGACCGCCGCTTCCGCGAGCGGCCGGCCCAGACCACCTTCGACGGGAGCGACCCGGGCGACCACGCGTTCGACACCCTGCCGTCGATGCGCGTGCTGGGACAGCTCCACGACACCTACGTCGTCGCGGAGACGGACGACGGCCTCGTGCTGATAGACCAGCACGCGGCCGACGAGCGGGTGAACTTCGAGCGCCTGCGCGAGCGGTTCGCGGACGGCGTGACGACGCAGACGCTCGCGGAGCCGGTCGAGGTGTCGCTGACGGCGAAGGAGGCGGCGCTCGTCGAGCCGGCGAGCGAGGCGCTCGCGCGGCTGGGCTTTTCGGCGACGCTGGCCGACGACCGCACGCTCCGCGTCTCGACGGTACCGGCGCTGTTGGCCGACGCGGCCGGCCCCGAACTCGTCCGCGACCTCGTGGACGACTTCGCGGACGGCGACCCCGAACGGACGGTCGAGCGCGCCGCCGAGGACCTGCTCGGCGACCTCGCCTGCTACCCCTCGGTGAAGGGGAACACCTCGCTCACGGAGGGGTCGGTGACGGACCTGCTCGCGGCGCTGAACGCCTGCGAGAACCCCTACGCCTGCCCGCACGGCCGTCCCGTCGTCGTGGAGGTGGGCCGCGAGGAGCTGGAGAACCGATTCGAGCGCGACTACCCCGGTCACGGGGGTTGA
- a CDS encoding NUDIX hydrolase — protein MADDDRGEAAVTEPMTAAVSQKAVLFAPDGGVLLLDDDGWEFPGGGVDRGEHPEEALVRECREETGLDVRVGRPVHTAVKRRRKKRATYLVFYRCTTEGTEVTLSAEHTDARWLAPADARPLLNDRRTTALDRAEGA, from the coding sequence GTGGCTGACGATGACCGAGGGGAGGCGGCCGTGACCGAGCCGATGACCGCGGCGGTGAGCCAGAAGGCCGTCCTGTTCGCGCCCGACGGCGGCGTGCTGCTGCTCGACGACGACGGCTGGGAGTTCCCGGGCGGCGGCGTCGACCGGGGCGAACACCCGGAGGAGGCGCTCGTCCGCGAGTGCCGCGAGGAGACGGGCCTCGACGTGCGCGTCGGCCGGCCGGTCCACACCGCCGTGAAGCGTCGGCGGAAGAAGCGCGCGACGTACCTCGTCTTCTACCGCTGTACGACCGAGGGGACCGAGGTGACCCTCTCCGCGGAGCACACGGACGCGCGGTGGCTCGCGCCAGCCGACGCCCGCCCGCTCCTGAACGACCGCCGGACGACGGCCCTCGACCGGGCGGAGGGAGCGTGA
- a CDS encoding phosphate signaling complex PhoU family protein — protein MERRKVQRVGGGTYTVSLPKAWAERVGLSAGTAVHLDPCAEGLVVEPATGADDPTARVVVAVDGTDPRRLERLLRAAYAAGFETLELVAPSGFSREGRRTVERTANGFVGVALDAEADDRLVLRALLDPDEVSVRQSVRQLSYTALSMHRDATAALDGDGAPGVAERDDETGRLFAMVDRHVGRGLARLDEADALGLSRAELFDLRAVARELERVADAAASLAGVAAADPEGPVAPVTALARDAAAVAETATAVAVGDADPETAHDALDARGAVRERAHGLDADLADAGAYRLGRALDPVLRTVEAGGTVAELGLRAAVRRGDLDAAETELAPGDD, from the coding sequence ATGGAGCGGCGAAAGGTCCAACGGGTCGGCGGCGGCACGTACACCGTCTCGCTCCCGAAAGCGTGGGCCGAACGCGTCGGCCTGTCGGCCGGCACCGCGGTCCACCTCGACCCCTGCGCGGAGGGGCTGGTCGTCGAGCCGGCGACCGGGGCCGACGACCCCACCGCCCGCGTCGTCGTCGCGGTCGACGGCACGGACCCGCGGCGACTCGAACGGCTCCTCCGGGCGGCTTACGCCGCGGGGTTCGAGACGCTCGAACTCGTCGCCCCGTCGGGGTTCTCCCGCGAGGGCCGCCGGACCGTCGAGCGGACGGCGAACGGCTTCGTCGGCGTCGCGCTCGACGCCGAGGCCGACGACCGCCTGGTCCTCCGTGCGCTGCTCGACCCCGACGAAGTGTCGGTGCGCCAGTCGGTCAGACAGCTCTCCTACACGGCGCTGTCGATGCACCGCGACGCGACGGCGGCGCTCGACGGCGACGGCGCGCCGGGCGTCGCGGAGCGCGACGACGAGACGGGCCGACTGTTCGCGATGGTGGACCGCCACGTCGGGCGCGGGCTGGCGCGGCTGGACGAGGCGGACGCGCTCGGCCTCTCGCGGGCCGAACTGTTCGACCTCCGGGCCGTCGCCCGCGAACTCGAACGCGTGGCCGACGCCGCGGCGTCGCTCGCGGGCGTCGCGGCCGCGGACCCCGAGGGCCCGGTCGCGCCGGTGACGGCGTTGGCGCGCGACGCCGCCGCGGTCGCGGAGACGGCCACCGCCGTCGCGGTCGGGGACGCCGACCCCGAGACGGCCCACGACGCGCTGGACGCGAGAGGAGCCGTCCGCGAGCGCGCCCACGGCCTCGACGCCGACCTCGCCGACGCCGGGGCCTATCGGCTGGGCCGCGCGCTCGACCCGGTCCTGCGGACGGTCGAGGCCGGCGGGACGGTCGCCGAACTCGGCCTGCGGGCGGCGGTTCGCCGCGGCGACCTCGACGCCGCGGAGACGGAACTCGCCCCGGGCGACGACTGA
- the phoU gene encoding phosphate signaling complex protein PhoU: protein MARETYQAALDRLRDDVLAMGDLVVDRYDDGLESLLAGDPALAESVVAGDDEVNARYLALESDCIDLLALQQPVAGDLRFVAASFKILTDLERVADLATNLGRYALAAEGSFRPEVAVGDIGATARDLLVRALDAYATGDPAACRAVVADDDDLDALCLHASETVTRELLEGRDDAWDLERVVDDVSRLLLTVRDLERVGDHAVNVAARTLYMAENDPELIR, encoded by the coding sequence ATGGCCCGCGAGACGTACCAGGCGGCGCTGGACCGGCTCCGCGACGACGTGCTCGCGATGGGCGACCTCGTCGTCGACCGCTACGACGACGGGCTGGAGAGCCTCCTCGCGGGCGACCCCGCGCTCGCCGAGTCGGTCGTCGCCGGCGACGACGAGGTGAACGCCCGCTACCTCGCGCTGGAGTCCGACTGCATCGACCTGCTCGCGCTTCAACAGCCCGTCGCCGGGGACCTCCGGTTCGTCGCGGCGTCGTTCAAGATACTCACGGACCTCGAACGGGTCGCGGACCTCGCGACCAACCTCGGCCGGTACGCGCTCGCGGCGGAGGGGTCGTTCCGCCCGGAGGTCGCCGTCGGGGACATCGGCGCGACCGCCCGGGACCTCCTCGTCCGGGCGCTCGACGCCTACGCGACGGGCGACCCGGCGGCCTGTCGCGCCGTCGTCGCGGACGACGACGACCTCGACGCGCTGTGTCTCCACGCCTCCGAGACGGTGACACGGGAGCTGTTGGAGGGGCGCGACGACGCGTGGGACCTCGAACGCGTCGTCGACGACGTGTCGCGGCTGCTGCTCACGGTCCGCGACCTCGAACGCGTCGGCGACCACGCCGTCAACGTCGCCGCGCGAACCCTCTACATGGCCGAGAACGACCCGGAGCTGATTCGCTGA
- the pstB gene encoding phosphate ABC transporter ATP-binding protein PstB, which produces MSETTRQTETTDTERPTETTAGETDERVREEWREYEFAGDPKLAVEDLDVYYGDDHALKGVSMEIPENSVTALIGPSGCGKSTYLRCLNRMNDRVKSARIEGSVKLDGREIYQDGVNLVELRKRVGMVFQSPNPFPKSIRENISYGPEKHGDIDTGLLARLLGRSDEDEREELVERCLRDAALWDEVSDRLDDNALGLSGGQQQRLCIARCLSVDPEVILMDEPASALDPIATSKIEDLIDQLSEHYTVVIVTHNMQQAARISDQTAVFLTGGELVEYGETDQVFEDPRSRRVEDYITGKFG; this is translated from the coding sequence ATGAGCGAGACGACACGACAGACCGAAACGACGGACACCGAGCGACCGACCGAGACGACCGCCGGCGAGACGGACGAGCGCGTCCGCGAGGAGTGGCGCGAGTACGAGTTCGCGGGCGACCCGAAGCTCGCCGTCGAGGACCTCGACGTGTACTACGGGGACGACCACGCGCTCAAGGGAGTCTCGATGGAGATACCCGAGAACAGCGTGACGGCGCTCATCGGGCCGTCGGGCTGCGGGAAGTCCACCTACCTCCGGTGTCTCAACCGGATGAACGACCGGGTCAAGAGCGCCCGCATCGAGGGCTCCGTGAAGCTCGACGGTCGGGAGATATACCAGGACGGCGTCAACCTCGTCGAACTGCGCAAGCGGGTCGGCATGGTGTTCCAGTCGCCGAACCCGTTCCCGAAGTCCATCCGCGAGAACATCTCCTACGGCCCGGAGAAACACGGCGACATCGACACGGGGCTGCTCGCGCGGCTGCTCGGCCGCTCCGACGAGGACGAGCGCGAGGAGCTCGTCGAGCGGTGTCTGCGCGACGCCGCGCTGTGGGACGAGGTGTCCGACCGGCTCGACGACAACGCGCTCGGGCTCTCGGGCGGCCAGCAACAGCGGCTCTGTATCGCCCGCTGTCTCTCCGTCGACCCCGAGGTCATCCTGATGGACGAGCCGGCGTCGGCGCTCGACCCCATCGCCACCTCGAAGATCGAGGACCTCATCGACCAGCTCTCGGAGCACTACACGGTCGTCATCGTCACCCACAACATGCAGCAGGCGGCGCGCATCTCCGACCAGACCGCGGTGTTCCTCACCGGCGGCGAACTCGTCGAGTACGGCGAGACGGACCAGGTGTTCGAGGACCCCCGGAGCCGGCGCGTCGAGGACTACATCACCGGGAAGTTCGGGTGA